In the genome of Salinispirillum sp. LH 10-3-1, one region contains:
- a CDS encoding LutB/LldF family L-lactate oxidation iron-sulfur protein gives MSAAADSLKKAQHFTPVGDFHQRARHAIEDPQIRANFRKAMDGLMSKRSAAFADWELEQLRDLGEHIRQRALSRLPDLLEQLEANCQRNGIQVHWAEDGAEACRIITDICVAQGARSVIKGKSMVSEEMELNHHLAEHGIEALESDLGEYIVQLADETPSHIIMPAIHKNTQEISELMHEKTGTERTHNVDYLTAAARQQLREKFMQADVGISGVNFAVAETGTLCLVENEGNGRMTTTVPPVHIAVTGIEKVVEKLEDASALLALLTRSATGQHITTYFNMITSPRKSDERDGPQAVHLVLVDNGRSRMYQDPELRQTLQCIRCGACMNHCPVYTRVGGHAYGTTYPGPIGKIVMPHLQGLAATQDLPSASTLCGACGEVCPVKIPIPQLLVRLRREAVDGDRLHPGVVAGHGAKRRKTEALIWSAWAWLHARPVLYRLAIGLGNRFRALQPRRIGGWTRYRTAPKLAAKNLHARVAAHRQATKQGSQQ, from the coding sequence ATGAGCGCCGCAGCAGATTCACTGAAAAAGGCTCAGCATTTCACACCTGTGGGCGACTTCCACCAACGCGCCCGCCACGCCATTGAAGACCCGCAAATCCGCGCCAATTTCCGCAAGGCGATGGACGGCCTGATGAGCAAGCGCAGCGCGGCCTTTGCCGACTGGGAATTGGAGCAACTGCGGGACTTGGGTGAACACATTCGCCAGCGCGCACTGAGCCGTCTGCCCGACTTGTTGGAGCAGCTAGAAGCCAACTGCCAGCGTAACGGCATTCAAGTGCATTGGGCGGAAGACGGTGCCGAGGCCTGCCGCATCATCACTGATATTTGCGTGGCTCAGGGTGCGCGTTCGGTCATCAAGGGCAAGTCCATGGTGTCGGAAGAGATGGAGCTGAACCACCATCTGGCTGAACACGGCATCGAAGCGTTGGAATCCGACCTCGGTGAGTACATTGTGCAACTGGCCGACGAAACGCCCTCGCACATCATCATGCCCGCCATCCACAAAAACACGCAGGAAATCTCGGAGCTGATGCACGAGAAAACCGGTACCGAGCGCACGCATAACGTCGACTACCTCACCGCCGCTGCGCGCCAACAACTGCGCGAGAAATTCATGCAGGCCGACGTTGGCATTTCCGGCGTGAACTTCGCTGTGGCTGAAACCGGCACGCTGTGCTTGGTGGAAAACGAAGGCAATGGCCGCATGACCACCACCGTACCGCCGGTGCACATCGCGGTAACCGGCATTGAGAAAGTGGTCGAAAAACTGGAAGACGCCAGTGCCCTACTGGCGTTACTGACCCGCTCGGCCACCGGCCAGCACATCACCACCTATTTCAACATGATCACCAGCCCGCGCAAATCTGACGAACGCGACGGCCCGCAAGCGGTGCATTTGGTGCTGGTCGATAACGGCCGCTCGCGCATGTACCAAGACCCCGAACTGCGCCAAACCCTACAATGCATTCGCTGCGGTGCGTGCATGAATCATTGCCCGGTGTATACGCGCGTCGGCGGTCACGCTTACGGCACCACCTACCCCGGGCCGATCGGCAAGATAGTCATGCCACATTTGCAGGGCTTGGCCGCCACGCAAGACCTGCCCAGTGCATCAACCCTCTGCGGCGCGTGCGGTGAAGTCTGCCCGGTAAAGATTCCCATTCCACAACTATTGGTGCGTTTACGGCGTGAAGCGGTGGACGGCGACCGCCTACACCCCGGCGTGGTCGCTGGGCATGGCGCTAAACGACGCAAAACCGAAGCACTGATTTGGTCGGCATGGGCATGGCTGCACGCTCGCCCCGTGCTGTATCGCCTCGCCATTGGCTTAGGCAATCGGTTCCGTGCCTTGCAGCCCCGACGCATCGGCGGTTGGACGCGTTACCGCACCGCGCCCAAGCTGGCGGCAAAGAATCTGCATGCGCGGGTCGCCGCTCATCGGCAAGCAACTAAACAAGGGAGTCAACAATGA
- a CDS encoding glutathione ABC transporter substrate-binding protein produces the protein MFIRKKFGAASVALIAAFSLTAGAALAQQAVVVIEAEPTSMDPHNTTDSVSATVQGPMFEGLLRFDDTMSIVPVLATGYTYSDDATAITFELQQGVKFHDGADFNAEVVKMNLDFVRDADNGLARRSFFRFIEDVIVEDEFTVTITTGSPNSAMASYMAHTSAAMKSPRVIERKMADPDFNADRQGAVGTGPFKFVEWRDGVQTVVEAFDGYWNADNAAKVDRIVFRPVQEAATRINMLQAGEAHLVFPIPTLFGSQLENDSRVSLYTGPTTDVHYIGLNLQQDKYQDVRVRQALNFAIDKDGLIAQMLDGYGTIADSAIAPNVYGYAAQDIYEHDTAEARALLAAAGYADGFSSTLWTRNSTEFIAVAEYVAIQLRELGINVTVEAYESGTLFDMLDAGEGTDMYIGRWSPGTGEADYGLRPNFASDRVPPNFNNSGFYVNEAVDDLLNRALASSDPQEALDLYAEVQEIIYEDAPWVFLHIPESIVGSAPNLDGVYVLPSGNVHVSGITLN, from the coding sequence ATGTTCATTCGCAAAAAATTCGGTGCTGCTTCTGTCGCGCTGATTGCGGCTTTTTCACTGACTGCCGGTGCAGCACTTGCACAACAAGCGGTAGTGGTTATCGAAGCCGAACCAACGTCTATGGACCCGCACAATACAACTGACTCGGTATCAGCAACCGTACAAGGCCCGATGTTTGAAGGCCTGCTGCGTTTTGACGACACCATGAGCATCGTGCCTGTATTAGCCACCGGCTATACCTACAGCGACGACGCCACGGCAATCACTTTCGAATTGCAGCAAGGCGTTAAGTTCCACGACGGCGCTGACTTCAATGCCGAAGTGGTCAAAATGAACCTCGACTTCGTGCGTGACGCCGACAACGGCTTGGCTCGTCGTTCGTTCTTCCGTTTCATCGAAGACGTTATCGTTGAAGACGAGTTCACAGTAACCATCACCACTGGTTCGCCGAACTCTGCCATGGCTTCTTATATGGCCCACACCTCTGCCGCCATGAAGTCGCCGCGTGTTATCGAGCGCAAAATGGCCGACCCAGATTTCAACGCTGACCGCCAAGGTGCAGTAGGCACAGGCCCATTCAAGTTTGTTGAATGGCGTGACGGCGTACAGACTGTGGTTGAAGCTTTTGACGGCTACTGGAACGCGGATAACGCAGCCAAAGTAGATCGCATCGTTTTCCGCCCCGTGCAGGAAGCGGCGACGCGCATCAACATGCTGCAAGCCGGTGAAGCCCACTTGGTGTTCCCGATCCCTACCTTGTTCGGTTCGCAACTGGAAAATGACTCACGCGTCAGCCTGTACACCGGCCCAACCACCGACGTGCACTACATTGGTTTGAACCTGCAGCAAGACAAGTATCAGGACGTGCGTGTGCGCCAAGCCCTGAACTTCGCCATCGACAAAGACGGCTTGATCGCTCAGATGCTCGACGGCTACGGCACCATCGCTGATTCCGCGATTGCACCTAACGTTTACGGCTATGCAGCACAAGACATCTACGAGCACGACACTGCTGAAGCGCGCGCGCTTCTGGCCGCCGCGGGATACGCCGATGGGTTCTCTTCTACCCTGTGGACGCGCAACAGCACCGAGTTCATCGCCGTTGCCGAATACGTGGCTATTCAGCTGCGTGAGCTGGGCATCAACGTCACCGTTGAAGCTTATGAATCAGGTACGTTGTTTGACATGCTGGACGCCGGTGAAGGTACCGACATGTACATCGGTCGTTGGTCTCCAGGTACGGGTGAAGCCGACTACGGCCTGCGTCCGAACTTCGCTTCTGACCGCGTACCACCCAACTTCAACAACTCCGGTTTCTACGTGAACGAAGCGGTTGATGACCTGTTGAACCGCGCCTTGGCCAGCTCTGACCCACAAGAAGCGCTGGACCTGTACGCTGAAGTTCAAGAGATCATCTATGAAGATGCTCCTTGGGTGTTCTTGCATATCCCTGAGTCGATTGTAGGCAGCGCGCCTAACCTCGACGGCGTGTATGTATTGCCTTCCGGTAACGTACACGTCAGCGGTATTACGCTGAACTAA
- a CDS encoding lactate utilization protein, translating to MNARTAILERLRQASPTQPVERPDFAVLERRQWSAEERVELFQRMIESVHGEVRRTANADWLATLHEWLREIGIGNLLAPQSTTLGDELRANWPSDAPKLVSYDRPIEEWQPELFNNVDAAITSTLGGIAETGSLILWPTPQEPRLMSLVPPIHIAVLDANQLHSTFLDVLRCPQWQAGLPTNALLISGPSKTADIEQTLAYGVHGPARLLVLIRS from the coding sequence ATGAACGCCCGCACCGCCATACTCGAACGGCTGCGCCAAGCCAGCCCCACGCAGCCCGTTGAACGCCCCGATTTTGCCGTGCTCGAACGCCGTCAATGGTCTGCTGAAGAACGGGTCGAGCTGTTTCAACGGATGATTGAATCCGTACACGGCGAAGTGCGCCGCACGGCCAATGCCGATTGGCTAGCGACTCTGCACGAGTGGCTGCGCGAGATCGGTATTGGCAATTTGCTTGCCCCACAAAGCACCACTCTGGGCGATGAACTGCGTGCCAACTGGCCGAGCGACGCTCCAAAGCTGGTCAGCTACGACCGACCAATTGAAGAGTGGCAACCTGAGTTGTTCAACAACGTTGATGCGGCCATTACCTCCACACTCGGTGGTATTGCCGAAACCGGCAGTCTGATCCTGTGGCCCACACCACAAGAGCCCCGACTGATGAGTTTGGTGCCGCCTATTCACATCGCCGTGCTGGATGCCAACCAGTTGCACTCTACGTTCTTGGATGTTTTGCGCTGCCCACAGTGGCAGGCCGGTTTGCCAACCAATGCCTTATTGATCTCCGGCCCATCAAAAACTGCCGACATCGAGCAAACCCTAGCCTACGGAGTACATGGCCCAGCGCGGTTGCTGGTCCTCATTCGAAGCTAA
- a CDS encoding methylated-DNA--[protein]-cysteine S-methyltransferase: MTDLTYTRMPTPVGDLLISTDGQGIQHILFDDGAAAEKLQQHATQGVHSILQLAEAQLAEFFAGTRQTFDLPLNAVGTAFQQRVWNALSTIPFGQTWDYAQLAHAIGQPTAARAVGMANGRNPLSIVVPCHRVIGKNGTLTGYAGGLSRKEWLLKHEGVVFPQ; encoded by the coding sequence ATGACTGATTTAACCTATACCCGCATGCCCACTCCGGTCGGCGACTTACTCATCAGCACGGACGGTCAGGGCATCCAACATATCCTGTTTGACGACGGCGCAGCGGCTGAAAAGCTGCAACAGCACGCAACACAGGGCGTACATTCGATTCTGCAATTGGCCGAAGCCCAACTGGCAGAATTCTTTGCTGGTACGCGGCAAACCTTTGATCTGCCGTTAAATGCCGTAGGCACCGCCTTTCAGCAGCGCGTCTGGAATGCCCTAAGCACCATCCCGTTTGGTCAAACGTGGGACTATGCACAACTCGCCCACGCCATCGGCCAGCCTACAGCGGCCCGCGCTGTCGGCATGGCGAATGGCCGCAATCCGCTGAGTATTGTTGTGCCATGCCATCGCGTGATTGGCAAAAACGGCACCTTGACCGGTTATGCCGGTGGGTTGAGCAGGAAAGAGTGGCTGCTTAAGCACGAAGGCGTGGTATTCCCGCAGTAG
- a CDS encoding AlkA N-terminal domain-containing protein — translation MTELDTTHLLATADWQRARLARDARFDGLFFVAVKTTGIFCRPICPAVPPKEHNVEYFTHAVQAYGAGYRPCLRCRPDSAPGSCAWRGTDTTFQRALTLIDAGALQNGDMPALAARLGISDRYLRRLFQTRLGLSPKAYGLFGQVMFAKKLLHETALPMLDVAAAAGFHSLRRFNDACQKHLKMTPSAIRRQGEPSSDVRLTLAYRPPLNWQQMLAFWRARAIEGLEWVTDSSYGRTFTLPATAHTVEAKGWFEVSPIEGQACLALRIEVDPPHALRTVVQRVRQILDLDADVAMIEHHLQQATGAADWLTPGLRIPGIWSPFEAGIRAILGQQVSVAAARTHVTRLVAALGEPVTNTNAQRYFPTPEAIVTDSLDMLKMPTARRETVRRFAAWYMEHGHENDVEDWLTLKGIGRWTLDYVRMRALGEPDVWLGTDLGVKKALAQWSDGSEAAFDADRLAPWRSYATFHLWSKL, via the coding sequence ATGACTGAACTCGACACCACACACCTTTTGGCAACCGCAGACTGGCAACGCGCTCGACTGGCGCGTGATGCCCGGTTCGACGGCCTGTTCTTTGTTGCAGTAAAAACCACGGGCATTTTTTGTCGCCCCATTTGTCCTGCCGTGCCGCCGAAAGAGCACAACGTGGAGTACTTCACCCATGCCGTACAGGCTTATGGTGCGGGGTATCGTCCCTGTCTGCGTTGTCGGCCCGACAGCGCGCCGGGTTCCTGTGCCTGGCGCGGTACGGATACGACGTTTCAGCGCGCGTTAACCCTGATTGATGCCGGAGCCTTGCAGAACGGCGATATGCCCGCATTGGCGGCGCGCCTAGGCATCAGCGACCGCTATCTGCGTCGCTTGTTTCAGACTCGCTTGGGACTTTCGCCCAAAGCCTATGGCCTGTTCGGGCAGGTCATGTTCGCCAAAAAACTGCTGCACGAAACGGCACTGCCAATGTTAGACGTTGCCGCTGCTGCGGGTTTTCACAGTTTGCGACGCTTTAACGACGCCTGCCAGAAGCATCTAAAAATGACTCCCAGCGCCATTCGACGCCAAGGCGAACCGTCGTCTGATGTGCGGTTAACCTTGGCGTATCGACCGCCACTGAACTGGCAACAGATGCTGGCCTTCTGGCGTGCGCGGGCGATAGAGGGGTTGGAGTGGGTAACAGACAGCAGTTACGGCCGGACGTTTACTCTGCCTGCGACCGCGCATACCGTAGAGGCCAAGGGCTGGTTTGAGGTCAGCCCTATCGAAGGGCAAGCCTGCCTGGCGTTGCGTATCGAGGTCGACCCACCGCACGCCTTACGCACCGTGGTGCAGCGCGTGCGGCAGATATTGGATCTCGACGCCGACGTAGCGATGATTGAACACCATTTGCAACAAGCGACAGGCGCCGCCGATTGGCTCACGCCGGGGCTGCGTATTCCCGGTATATGGTCACCGTTTGAGGCGGGTATCCGAGCCATATTAGGCCAACAAGTGAGTGTGGCGGCAGCGCGTACCCACGTTACACGCCTCGTCGCGGCTTTAGGTGAACCGGTAACAAACACTAACGCGCAACGCTATTTCCCCACACCCGAAGCCATCGTTACCGACTCACTCGACATGTTGAAAATGCCCACCGCACGGCGTGAAACCGTGCGTCGTTTTGCCGCATGGTACATGGAGCACGGCCATGAAAACGATGTTGAAGACTGGCTGACACTGAAGGGCATTGGCCGCTGGACGCTAGATTACGTGCGTATGCGCGCGCTCGGCGAGCCCGACGTCTGGCTTGGTACCGACCTCGGCGTTAAGAAAGCACTGGCGCAATGGAGTGACGGCTCGGAAGCGGCCTTTGACGCAGACCGACTGGCTCCGTGGCGCAGCTATGCGACCTTCCATCTGTGGAGCAAACTATAA
- a CDS encoding FAD-binding and (Fe-S)-binding domain-containing protein, with protein MKPAYQQLLNDLRPLIPADRLISDELRTLAYGTDASFYRLIPQLVVRVESDAEVILVLNACRRHGLPVTFRAAGTSLSGQAVTDSVLIQLGNGWNGHALLDGGASIRLQPGVVGARANAVLAPFGRKIGPDPASINSCMIGGIAANNASGMCCGTAQNSYHTVRDLCVIFADGTRLDTADPHSISAFRNSHADLLQRLTELGKKTRANAELANRIRHKYRLKNTTGYSLNALVDFSDPIDILKHLMIGSEGTLGFISHITYHTVPDPAHKAAALVYFANIQTACEATMALKPAPVSAVELLDRAALRSVETMPGMPAELRELPDGATALLIDVRGTDPDALAANVQQVLAAIAHIPVLQPATFTRERKTYDLYWKVRKGTFPAVGAERVIGTTVIIEDVAFPIERLADGVLALQALLRQYHYDEAILFGHALEGNLHFVFTQGFDDPAEVQRYEAFMSDVAQLVAVEYGGSLKAEHGTGRNMAPFVELEWGSEAYGLMKTIKHAFDPLNLLNPDVILSDNPKLHVENLKPLPPAHALVDKCIECGFCESVCPSRRLTLTPRQRIVLWREIQRLASTGSQPERLRTLREEFAYAGLDTCAGDGLCATQCPVGINTGELVRHLRAEQQGRMPKTIGKQLALHFAGTTRAVRVGLRSAHLVQSVLGAPAMQVLTRAAKPLSGGMVAHWSPSMPRAVGSATHERITRHSTANISTADADSVVYLPACVTRSLGSSLSAADVRSVPDVMIDLLHKAGFNVIIPSGIDGLCCGMPFNSKGLFDAATQKRNELLDALNNASDNGRYPIVCDTSPCTQFLHEAAQGSALIIVEPVAFLRTHALPRLNIRRKSERIALHITCSATRMGLADDMLALAQACADDVVIPASITCCGFAGDKGFSTPELNASALQDLKAEVKDCTRGFSNSRTCEIGLSEHSGLEYQSILYLVDEVTVGAQPSARNPQQEPFGQGAGLLQCKSVTPDPKP; from the coding sequence ATGAAACCGGCATACCAACAGTTACTGAATGACTTGCGGCCACTGATACCCGCTGACCGGCTGATCAGCGATGAGCTGCGCACACTGGCTTATGGTACGGATGCCAGTTTTTACCGCCTCATTCCGCAACTCGTGGTCCGCGTGGAGAGTGATGCCGAAGTCATCTTGGTGTTGAACGCCTGCCGCCGCCACGGCCTGCCCGTCACGTTTCGGGCAGCGGGTACCTCGCTGTCTGGTCAAGCCGTCACCGATTCCGTGCTTATTCAGCTCGGCAATGGCTGGAACGGTCATGCCCTACTGGATGGCGGCGCATCCATTCGCCTGCAACCGGGCGTGGTTGGCGCGCGTGCTAACGCTGTGCTGGCACCGTTTGGGCGCAAGATCGGGCCTGATCCAGCGTCCATCAACAGTTGCATGATTGGCGGCATTGCCGCCAACAACGCCTCGGGCATGTGCTGCGGCACGGCGCAAAACAGTTATCACACGGTGCGCGACCTGTGCGTGATTTTCGCCGACGGCACCCGCCTCGACACCGCCGACCCGCATTCCATTAGCGCCTTTCGCAACAGCCATGCTGACCTATTGCAGCGACTCACCGAACTGGGCAAAAAAACCCGCGCCAATGCCGAACTGGCGAACCGCATCCGACACAAATACCGGTTGAAAAATACCACCGGCTACAGTTTGAACGCCTTGGTCGACTTCAGTGACCCCATCGACATTCTGAAACACCTGATGATTGGCTCCGAAGGCACGCTAGGTTTTATCAGCCACATCACCTACCACACCGTGCCCGACCCGGCCCACAAAGCCGCCGCCTTGGTCTATTTCGCCAACATTCAAACCGCGTGTGAAGCTACTATGGCGCTGAAGCCCGCGCCAGTTTCTGCCGTGGAATTGCTCGACCGCGCGGCGTTACGTTCGGTCGAAACCATGCCCGGCATGCCTGCTGAACTGCGCGAACTGCCCGATGGCGCAACCGCTTTGTTAATCGACGTGCGCGGCACCGACCCAGACGCACTGGCCGCCAACGTGCAGCAGGTGCTCGCCGCCATTGCGCACATTCCTGTGCTGCAACCCGCAACATTCACCCGTGAGCGCAAAACCTACGACCTGTATTGGAAGGTACGCAAAGGGACGTTTCCTGCGGTCGGTGCCGAGCGGGTGATTGGCACCACAGTGATCATCGAAGACGTCGCCTTCCCCATCGAGCGCCTGGCCGATGGTGTGCTGGCGCTGCAAGCGCTGCTGCGCCAATACCATTACGACGAAGCCATCCTGTTTGGGCACGCACTCGAAGGTAACCTGCATTTTGTGTTCACCCAAGGCTTCGATGATCCCGCCGAGGTGCAGCGTTACGAAGCCTTTATGTCCGATGTGGCGCAACTGGTGGCGGTGGAATACGGTGGTTCGTTGAAGGCCGAACACGGCACGGGCCGCAACATGGCACCATTTGTGGAACTCGAGTGGGGATCAGAAGCCTACGGTCTGATGAAAACCATCAAACACGCCTTCGACCCGCTGAATCTGCTGAACCCCGACGTGATTCTGTCCGACAACCCCAAGCTGCACGTGGAAAACCTCAAGCCGCTGCCGCCCGCGCACGCCTTAGTGGATAAGTGCATCGAATGCGGCTTTTGCGAATCGGTTTGTCCGTCGCGTCGCCTCACCCTTACCCCGCGCCAACGCATTGTGCTGTGGCGCGAAATCCAGCGCCTAGCCAGCACTGGCAGCCAACCAGAACGCTTGCGCACGCTGCGCGAGGAATTTGCGTATGCCGGGCTAGACACCTGCGCGGGCGATGGTTTGTGCGCGACGCAGTGTCCGGTCGGCATCAACACCGGCGAGTTAGTGCGCCACCTGCGCGCCGAGCAGCAAGGCCGCATGCCGAAAACCATCGGCAAGCAGCTTGCCTTGCACTTCGCCGGTACAACGCGTGCGGTAAGGGTCGGGTTACGCAGTGCGCACTTGGTGCAGTCCGTATTAGGAGCACCCGCCATGCAAGTTCTAACACGGGCAGCCAAACCTTTAAGCGGCGGCATGGTCGCGCATTGGTCGCCCAGTATGCCGCGCGCTGTCGGCAGTGCCACGCATGAACGGATTACGCGCCACAGCACGGCAAACATATCCACTGCCGATGCCGACAGCGTGGTGTACCTGCCCGCCTGTGTCACTCGCAGTTTGGGTTCTTCGCTCAGCGCCGCCGACGTGCGCAGCGTACCGGACGTCATGATCGACCTGCTGCACAAAGCCGGTTTCAATGTCATTATTCCAAGCGGCATAGACGGTCTGTGTTGCGGCATGCCGTTCAACTCCAAAGGCTTGTTTGACGCCGCCACACAAAAACGCAACGAACTGCTGGATGCCCTCAACAACGCCAGCGACAACGGCCGTTACCCCATTGTGTGCGACACCAGCCCTTGCACGCAGTTTTTGCATGAAGCTGCCCAAGGCAGCGCATTGATCATTGTCGAACCCGTCGCCTTTTTGCGCACACACGCTTTGCCGCGCCTGAACATCAGACGTAAGAGTGAACGCATCGCCCTGCACATCACCTGCTCGGCCACCCGCATGGGACTCGCCGACGACATGCTTGCCCTCGCCCAAGCCTGTGCAGACGACGTCGTGATACCCGCCTCCATCACCTGCTGCGGCTTCGCGGGCGACAAGGGTTTCAGCACACCCGAGCTCAACGCCTCGGCTTTGCAGGACTTAAAAGCGGAAGTGAAAGACTGCACACGCGGGTTTTCTAATAGCCGCACTTGTGAGATTGGCTTGAGCGAGCACTCGGGGTTGGAGTATCAATCGATTCTATATTTGGTGGATGAGGTGACCGTAGGAGCGCAGCCCTCTGCGCGAAACCCGCAGCAGGAACCATTCGGCCAGGGGGCTGGCCTCCTACAATGCAAGAGCGTAACCCCCGACCCGAAACCGTAG